The Afipia massiliensis genome has a segment encoding these proteins:
- a CDS encoding F0F1 ATP synthase subunit epsilon translates to MATFHFDLVSPERIAFSGEVEQVDIPGVEGDLGVMAGHAPLVASIRPGIMTVTVGGKHEKIIVLGGLAEISEKGLTVLADTATSVAELDAAAFADKIAQMEEDLKEKEGSVLDQAIERLDHFKTIQRQIVNSTAMH, encoded by the coding sequence ATGGCCACCTTTCACTTCGATCTCGTATCACCTGAAAGAATCGCCTTCTCGGGCGAAGTCGAGCAGGTCGATATTCCCGGCGTCGAGGGTGACCTCGGCGTGATGGCTGGCCATGCGCCGCTGGTGGCGAGCATTCGCCCCGGCATCATGACCGTGACCGTCGGCGGCAAGCACGAGAAGATCATCGTGCTCGGCGGCCTTGCGGAAATCTCCGAGAAGGGTTTGACGGTTCTTGCCGATACCGCAACGTCGGTGGCGGAACTCGACGCAGCTGCCTTCGCCGACAAGATCGCTCAGATGGAAGAGGATCTGAAGGAAAAGGAAGGTTCGGTCCTCGATCAGGCGATCGAGCGGCTCGATCACTTCAAGACCATCCAGCGGCAGATCGTCAATTCAACAGCGATGCATTGA
- a CDS encoding RNA pyrophosphohydrolase, translated as MARYDDLPYRTCVGIMLINPDGLVFIGRRASGPEHVDQTHVWQMPQGGVDSGEDTWAAAKRELYEETNARSVEKLGEVPEWLTYDIPRTVAGRAWKGRFRGQKQKWYALRFTGKDSEINVASPAGHKPEFIDWRWEPMKNLPELIVPFKRPVYERVVKEFTRFAGK; from the coding sequence ATGGCGCGTTACGACGATCTGCCCTACCGGACCTGCGTCGGCATCATGCTGATCAATCCGGACGGACTCGTGTTCATCGGCCGCCGCGCCAGCGGTCCGGAGCATGTCGATCAAACCCATGTCTGGCAGATGCCGCAGGGCGGCGTCGATAGCGGCGAAGACACATGGGCCGCCGCCAAGCGTGAACTCTATGAGGAGACCAACGCCCGCTCGGTGGAGAAGCTGGGCGAAGTGCCGGAATGGCTGACCTACGATATTCCGCGCACCGTCGCCGGCCGCGCCTGGAAGGGCCGGTTTCGCGGACAGAAGCAGAAGTGGTACGCGCTCCGGTTCACCGGCAAGGATAGCGAGATCAACGTCGCTTCACCGGCCGGCCACAAGCCGGAGTTCATCGACTGGCGCTGGGAGCCGATGAAGAATCTTCCCGAGCTGATCGTGCCGTTCAAGCGGCCGGTCTATGAGCGCGTGGTCAAGGAATTCACCAGGTTCGCCGGGAAATAA